Proteins from a genomic interval of Echeneis naucrates chromosome 21, fEcheNa1.1, whole genome shotgun sequence:
- the gulp1a gene encoding PTB domain-containing engulfment adapter protein 1 isoform X1, which produces MNRAFNRKKDKSWMHTPEALAKHYIAYNAKFLGNTEVEAPKGTEVVKDAVRKLKFQRHIKKSEGQKIPKVELQISIYGVKILEPKTKDVQHNCQLHRISFCADDKTDKRIFTFICKDSESNKHLCYVFDSEKCAEEITLTIGQAFDLAYKKFLESGGKDVETRKQIGSLQKRIQELETENSELKKQLQDLEEQLMIAHVPPAGSISMKPQSTDIFDMIPFSPVSPLVPTQTSNGCPPPPPTTLPPDIRKDLFGAEPFDPFTCGAADFPPDIQSKLDEMQEGFKMGLTLEGTVFSLDPLDSRC; this is translated from the exons ttcCTTGGAAACACAGAGGTTGAAGCCCCAAAAGGCACGGAAGTTGTAAAGGATGCAGTCAGAAAGCTGAAG TTTCAGAGACACATCAAGAAGTCAGAGGGACAGAAGATTCCCAAAGTGGAATTGCAGATCTCCATTTATGGTGTGAAAATACTAGAGCCCAAGACAAAA gATGTGCAGCACAACTGTCAGTTACACAGAATATCCTTCTGTGCTGATGACAAAACCGATAAAAGGATATTTACTTTTATCTGCAAAGACTCTGAGTCCAATAAACACCTGTGCTACGTGTTTGACAGTGAAAAGTGT GCAGAGGAGATCACTCTAACCATTGGCCAGGCCTTTGATCTGGCCTACAAGAAGTTCCTTGAGTCTGGAGGCAAAGACGTGGAGACTAGGAAACAGATTGGAAGTCTTCAGAAACGA ATTCAAGAACTGGAAACAGAAAACTCAGAGCTCAAGAAACAACTTCAAGATCTTGAAGAACAGCTGATGATAGCTCACGTGCCACCA GCAGGCAGCATCTCCATGAAGCCGCAGTCCACAGACATTTTCGACATGATTCCCTTCTCCCCGGTGTCGCCGCTGGTGCCCACGCAGACCAGTAACGGAtgcccaccacctccaccaaccACACTGCCACCTGATATAA GGAAAGACCTGTTCGGTGCGGAGCCATTTGATCCGTTCACCTGCGGGGCAGCTGACTTCCCCCCAGACATTCAGTCAAAGCTGGATGAGATGCAG GAGGGGTTCAAAATGGGACTAACCTTAGAGGGCACTGTCTTCTCCCTGGACCCGCTGGACAGTCGCTGCTGA